Proteins encoded within one genomic window of Sphingomonas sp. KRR8:
- a CDS encoding glycine zipper 2TM domain-containing protein, with protein MRTMMMALSAASLALPVAVATPAEARPHYNNQGYYQGRTWYDDQGRTRCRRSDGTTGLLLGGVGGALVGRSIDTHGSRATGTILGAAAGALLGRSIDRNREGHRYVCR; from the coding sequence ATGCGGACCATGATGATGGCGCTCAGCGCCGCTTCGCTCGCCCTTCCGGTCGCGGTTGCGACTCCGGCCGAAGCCCGCCCGCACTACAACAACCAGGGTTATTACCAGGGCCGCACCTGGTACGACGATCAGGGTCGCACCCGTTGCCGCCGTTCGGACGGCACCACTGGCCTGCTGCTCGGCGGCGTCGGCGGTGCACTGGTCGGCCGATCGATCGATACTCATGGTAGCCGCGCGACCGGGACCATCCTCGGCGCGGCCGCTGGCGCGCTCCTCGGCCGTTCGATCGACCGTAACCGCGAGGGTCACCGCTACGTCTGCCGTTAA
- the obgE gene encoding GTPase ObgE, translating to MHFLDQAKIYVRAGAGGPGAVSFRREKFVEYGGPDGGDGGKGGDIVFEAVAGLNTLIDFRYTQHFRAPRGKGGSGSNRTGAGGEDLVIKVPVGTQVLADDEDRSVIVDLTEVGQRVVLLEGGMGGRGNASYKTSTNRAPRQHQPGIPGEELWVWLRLKLLADVGLVGLPNAGKSTFLNRTTNASAKVGDYPFTTLRPQLGVVRHKGREFVIADIPGLIEGAAEGAGIGDRFLGHVERTRVLLHLIDAAGEDPGEAYRVIRGELEAYAAELEDKPEVLVLTKADLASPEQIKAARKALKKAGAPEPLLISAATGDGIEGALDLILERLGGGDEPTEEAGEDAVEDSKAWSPL from the coding sequence ATGCATTTTCTTGATCAAGCAAAGATCTACGTCCGGGCGGGCGCGGGTGGACCCGGCGCCGTCAGCTTCCGGCGCGAAAAGTTTGTTGAATATGGCGGCCCTGATGGGGGCGACGGCGGCAAGGGGGGCGACATCGTCTTCGAAGCGGTCGCGGGCCTCAATACACTCATCGACTTCCGGTACACGCAGCACTTCCGGGCCCCGCGCGGCAAGGGTGGGTCGGGCTCCAACCGCACTGGCGCCGGCGGCGAGGACCTGGTCATCAAGGTGCCGGTTGGGACGCAGGTCCTCGCCGACGACGAAGACCGCAGCGTCATCGTTGACCTCACGGAGGTCGGTCAGCGTGTCGTCCTGCTTGAAGGCGGCATGGGGGGGCGCGGCAATGCCAGCTACAAAACTTCAACCAACCGTGCGCCGCGCCAGCACCAGCCGGGCATCCCCGGCGAGGAGTTGTGGGTCTGGCTTCGGCTGAAGCTGCTTGCCGACGTCGGGCTAGTCGGGCTGCCAAACGCCGGCAAGTCGACCTTCCTCAATCGCACCACCAACGCCTCCGCCAAGGTTGGCGACTATCCTTTCACTACCCTCCGCCCGCAGCTTGGCGTCGTCCGACACAAGGGCCGCGAATTCGTCATCGCTGACATCCCCGGCCTGATCGAGGGCGCTGCGGAAGGCGCCGGGATCGGCGACCGCTTCCTCGGCCATGTCGAGCGCACCCGCGTCCTGCTCCACCTGATCGACGCAGCCGGGGAGGATCCGGGCGAAGCTTATCGAGTCATCCGCGGCGAGCTGGAAGCTTACGCGGCCGAGCTCGAAGACAAGCCCGAGGTGCTAGTCCTGACCAAGGCTGACCTTGCCTCGCCCGAGCAGATCAAGGCAGCCCGCAAGGCACTGAAGAAGGCGGGCGCGCCAGAGCCCCTGCTCATCTCGGCCGCGACCGGCGACGGTATCGAAGGTGCCCTCGACCTCATCCTCGAACGGCTCGGCGGCGGCGACGAGCCAACCGAAGAAGCTGGCGAAGACGCGGTCGAAGACAGCAAGGCCTGGTCACCGCTGTGA
- a CDS encoding DUF2794 domain-containing protein: MSVVTPFPGAYPRKGVATFERLELQRIMDLYGRMVAAGHWRDYAMDFAPDLASFAAFRRAAERPEVRIEKRPSLRAKQGAWALISEHGQVLRRGHELPPVLAPLERRLIRLVED, from the coding sequence GTGAGTGTCGTCACTCCCTTTCCGGGTGCGTACCCCCGGAAAGGTGTTGCCACTTTCGAGAGGCTGGAACTCCAGCGCATCATGGACTTGTACGGCCGAATGGTCGCCGCCGGGCACTGGCGCGACTATGCGATGGACTTCGCGCCGGACTTGGCGAGTTTCGCCGCATTCCGTCGAGCTGCCGAGCGACCCGAAGTACGCATCGAAAAACGCCCCTCGCTTCGGGCGAAGCAAGGGGCGTGGGCATTGATCAGCGAACATGGGCAAGTGCTCCGGCGGGGGCACGAGCTGCCGCCCGTGCTTGCCCCGCTGGAGCGCCGTTTGATCAGGTTGGTCGAGGACTGA
- the purQ gene encoding phosphoribosylformylglycinamidine synthase subunit PurQ, with protein sequence MRSAVIIFPGSNCDRDLAVAFREVGGREPAMVWHGDSQLPDGLDVIGVPGGFSYGDYLRSGAMAARSPVMRAVAEAAARGVPVIGVCNGFQILTEAGLLPGALMRNAELAYICRPVKLEVGSSQSLFTSRYSAGEAITIPIAHHDGNYQADPETLDRLEGEGRVAFRYAERCNGSARNIAGILNEAGNVLGMMPHPERALEAAHGNTDGRRLFEGLFETVGA encoded by the coding sequence GTGCGTAGCGCGGTCATCATCTTCCCGGGCTCAAACTGCGACCGGGACTTGGCCGTGGCCTTTCGCGAGGTCGGCGGCCGCGAGCCGGCGATGGTCTGGCACGGCGATAGCCAGTTGCCCGACGGCCTGGACGTGATCGGCGTTCCGGGCGGCTTTTCTTATGGTGACTATCTACGCTCGGGCGCCATGGCTGCACGCTCGCCGGTCATGCGAGCCGTTGCCGAAGCGGCTGCCCGCGGCGTTCCGGTGATCGGCGTCTGCAACGGCTTCCAGATCCTCACCGAGGCAGGCCTCCTCCCAGGCGCACTGATGCGCAACGCCGAACTCGCCTACATCTGCCGGCCGGTGAAGCTTGAGGTGGGCAGCAGCCAGTCGCTCTTCACCAGCCGCTATTCGGCGGGCGAGGCGATCACCATCCCCATCGCCCATCACGATGGCAACTACCAGGCCGACCCAGAGACCCTCGACCGGCTTGAGGGCGAGGGCCGCGTGGCGTTCCGCTATGCCGAGCGTTGCAATGGCTCGGCCCGCAACATCGCCGGTATCCTCAACGAGGCGGGAAACGTCCTCGGCATGATGCCGCACCCGGAGCGCGCGCTCGAAGCAGCCCACGGCAACACGGACGGTCGTCGCCTGTTCGAAGGCCTATTCGAGACCGTCGGAGCCTAG
- a CDS encoding DUF6088 family protein, producing the protein MAHGTRLVFTPKDFLDMADRAAVDQALSRLAKSQRLRRVQRGLYDIPRVNPILKRVAAPDVSAVVSAIARRDDIVVVPTGMAAANRLGLTNAVSARNEFLTDGTSRTLRIGGRVIRLKHAGPKLMALKDKPAGDVVRALHWLGADAASDDKVVRTLRHKLPTKVKSDLAKAKPSMAGWTAKVADRVLAAS; encoded by the coding sequence GTGGCTCATGGCACCCGCTTGGTGTTCACGCCCAAGGACTTCTTGGACATGGCCGATCGAGCTGCCGTTGATCAGGCGCTATCGCGGCTAGCCAAGAGCCAGCGGCTTCGCCGCGTGCAGCGCGGCCTCTATGACATCCCAAGGGTCAATCCGATTCTCAAGCGCGTGGCTGCGCCCGACGTTTCCGCCGTCGTGTCTGCAATCGCTCGCCGTGACGATATCGTCGTCGTACCCACCGGCATGGCAGCCGCAAACCGGCTTGGCCTTACCAATGCCGTGTCAGCCCGGAATGAGTTTCTGACCGATGGCACCAGCCGTACTCTCCGAATCGGAGGGCGGGTCATTCGGCTGAAGCACGCCGGGCCAAAGCTGATGGCGCTCAAAGATAAGCCAGCAGGCGATGTCGTGCGCGCCCTTCACTGGCTGGGGGCCGATGCCGCCAGCGACGACAAAGTCGTGCGTACGCTTCGGCACAAGCTGCCAACGAAGGTGAAGTCTGACCTCGCGAAGGCCAAGCCATCCATGGCGGGTTGGACAGCCAAGGTGGCTGACCGGGTGCTCGCCGCCTCGTGA
- a CDS encoding replicative DNA helicase — protein MAEILRHPGAGTEAPAPPALPQNIEAEAALLGAMMLDNRLVEDVQLKLRADHFFEPLHGRIYDGILRLTDRNMVANPVTLRPLFEADEAMKEVGGPGYLAQLTGSGAAIIGARDFAQQIYDLALLRSLISVGRGMVEVALDTSEDVVPLEQIERAETELYKVAEQGGGEGKVKAFAEASTIALRTVEKALQSGGHLSGITTGLDSLNAKIGGMHSSDLMILAGRPGMGKTSLATNIAFAAAQRWLRDQEDGIEPEKSVGAPTAFFSLEMSADQLATRVLAEQSGISSENLRMGKISTAEFHKLARAAAELQSLPLYIDDTPGLTIAALRARARRLKRQKGIRFVVVDYLQLLSGTGRGGTDNRVQEISEISRGLKQLAKELDVPVLALSQLSRAVEQREDKRPQLSDLRESGSIEQDADMVWFVFREDYYLNAKEPKIPVDGDDPKIFEQHDQWQRDMERVYGLAEVIVAKQRHGSTGKVRMKFDSRVTRFSDLAEDHYLPDMDD, from the coding sequence ATGGCCGAAATTCTCCGACATCCCGGTGCTGGCACCGAAGCTCCCGCGCCGCCCGCGCTGCCGCAGAACATCGAGGCTGAAGCCGCGCTGCTAGGCGCGATGATGCTCGATAACCGGCTGGTCGAGGACGTGCAGCTGAAGCTGCGGGCCGACCACTTCTTCGAGCCGCTGCATGGCCGCATCTACGACGGTATTCTGCGGCTGACCGACCGCAACATGGTCGCCAACCCTGTCACGTTGCGCCCGCTGTTCGAAGCGGACGAAGCGATGAAGGAAGTAGGTGGTCCCGGCTACCTTGCCCAGCTTACGGGCTCGGGCGCGGCGATCATCGGCGCGCGCGATTTCGCCCAGCAGATATATGACCTTGCATTGCTCAGAAGCCTGATCTCGGTTGGCCGAGGGATGGTCGAGGTCGCGCTCGACACCAGCGAGGACGTAGTACCCCTCGAGCAGATCGAGCGGGCCGAGACCGAACTCTACAAGGTCGCCGAGCAGGGTGGGGGCGAGGGCAAGGTCAAGGCCTTCGCCGAAGCCTCGACGATTGCCCTGCGGACGGTCGAAAAGGCGCTGCAGTCGGGTGGGCACCTGTCGGGCATCACCACTGGCCTCGACAGTCTCAATGCCAAGATCGGCGGCATGCACTCGAGCGATCTGATGATCCTCGCCGGTCGACCGGGCATGGGGAAGACCTCGCTTGCCACCAACATCGCCTTCGCCGCCGCGCAGCGCTGGCTGCGCGACCAGGAGGACGGGATCGAGCCAGAGAAGTCGGTGGGTGCGCCAACCGCTTTCTTCAGCCTCGAAATGAGCGCCGACCAGCTCGCCACGCGTGTGCTGGCTGAGCAGTCGGGGATCAGCTCCGAGAACCTCCGCATGGGCAAGATCAGCACTGCCGAGTTCCACAAGCTCGCCCGTGCCGCCGCCGAGCTTCAGTCGCTGCCGCTCTACATCGACGATACGCCCGGCCTGACCATTGCCGCGCTGCGGGCGCGGGCTCGTCGCTTGAAGCGGCAGAAGGGCATCCGCTTCGTGGTCGTCGACTATCTGCAGCTGCTGTCGGGCACCGGACGGGGCGGCACCGACAATCGCGTGCAGGAGATTTCGGAGATCAGCCGCGGACTCAAGCAACTCGCCAAGGAACTGGACGTGCCGGTGCTTGCGCTGTCGCAGCTGAGCCGTGCGGTCGAGCAGCGCGAGGACAAGCGCCCGCAGCTCTCGGACCTGCGTGAGTCCGGCTCGATCGAGCAGGACGCGGACATGGTCTGGTTCGTGTTCCGCGAGGATTATTATCTGAACGCCAAGGAGCCGAAGATCCCGGTCGACGGCGATGATCCCAAGATTTTCGAGCAGCACGACCAGTGGCAGCGCGACATGGAGCGGGTCTACGGCCTGGCCGAAGTCATCGTCGCCAAGCAGCGCCATGGTTCGACCGGCAAGGTGCGCATGAAGTTCGACAGCCGGGTCACCCGCTTCAGCGATCTCGCCGAAGATCATTATCTGCCGGACATGGACGACTAG
- a CDS encoding Pycsar system effector family protein — MSEADPAAGLSLGEDHVFPKDVHEFLLAADSGQMALSEMADNKSSMLMGASFVVFSLSISDVSSGKASLPLILLTAFSFMATVLGILTVRPGPMRKWKVTPETANLLYFGSFTNISREAYVEQAIKIMQSEEAVYRHIARSVYDHGFVLRKEKYRWLYWSYTFFLTGLIVTGLAVVWELVLKR; from the coding sequence ATGAGCGAGGCTGATCCTGCTGCCGGCCTGAGCCTGGGCGAAGACCATGTCTTCCCCAAGGACGTGCACGAGTTCCTGCTTGCCGCCGACAGCGGCCAGATGGCGCTGAGCGAAATGGCCGACAACAAGTCGTCGATGCTGATGGGCGCCAGCTTTGTCGTCTTCAGCCTGTCGATCAGCGATGTCTCGTCCGGCAAGGCGAGCCTGCCGCTGATCCTGCTGACCGCTTTCTCGTTCATGGCGACTGTACTTGGTATCCTTACCGTGCGGCCAGGCCCCATGCGCAAGTGGAAGGTCACGCCTGAAACCGCCAACCTGTTGTATTTCGGCTCGTTCACAAACATCAGCCGGGAGGCCTATGTCGAGCAGGCGATCAAGATCATGCAGTCTGAGGAGGCGGTCTACCGGCACATCGCCCGCAGCGTTTACGATCATGGTTTCGTGCTGCGGAAGGAGAAGTATCGCTGGCTCTACTGGAGCTACACCTTCTTTCTGACCGGCCTTATCGTGACCGGCCTGGCGGTGGTCTGGGAGCTGGTGCTCAAGCGCTAG
- a CDS encoding nucleotidyl transferase AbiEii/AbiGii toxin family protein has product MKAGYLDFLGAKPADRREVYAEATTQWPTNAQFIEKDLFVCAALSVLFNDDPAEAGKLVFKGGTSLSKAHGLIQRFSEDIDLVIVREELGFKGDRDPFDPACDLSRNKREQLIKDLQAAAAAHIQEKLKPLIEAAFKPLGCEVTTDPGSGGETLLVAYPSAFDKLDVYVRPVIKIEAGARSATLPARKATIRPYVQDIVPDTDLIAEHVQTVDAERTFLDKVLILHGRHAKFRDLGVIHKDANKESRHYYDLALMADNVGPAAIANKALLADVIRHSSLAFSSAWMKMDEAADGRLLISPPEGMRHALKSDYTAMTGMIMGEPPEFDAIIRKIDKIAETLS; this is encoded by the coding sequence GTGAAGGCCGGCTATCTGGACTTTCTCGGGGCCAAGCCGGCCGATCGACGTGAGGTCTACGCTGAAGCCACCACCCAGTGGCCAACCAACGCCCAGTTCATCGAAAAAGACCTTTTTGTCTGCGCCGCTCTGAGCGTGCTCTTCAACGACGATCCGGCCGAAGCCGGGAAGCTCGTCTTCAAGGGTGGCACATCCCTTTCGAAGGCGCACGGCCTTATCCAGCGCTTCTCCGAGGACATCGACCTCGTCATTGTTCGCGAAGAACTCGGTTTCAAAGGCGACCGCGACCCATTCGATCCTGCTTGCGACCTCAGCCGCAACAAACGCGAGCAGCTAATCAAGGACCTTCAGGCTGCGGCCGCCGCTCACATCCAGGAAAAACTGAAGCCCCTGATTGAAGCAGCCTTCAAGCCGCTCGGCTGTGAGGTGACGACAGACCCAGGTTCAGGCGGCGAGACGCTACTCGTCGCCTATCCCTCAGCCTTTGATAAGCTAGATGTCTACGTGAGGCCGGTCATCAAGATCGAGGCTGGCGCAAGAAGCGCCACCTTGCCGGCCCGTAAGGCAACCATTCGCCCCTACGTGCAGGACATCGTCCCCGACACCGATCTCATTGCCGAGCACGTGCAGACAGTCGACGCTGAGCGGACCTTTCTCGACAAGGTGCTCATCCTCCACGGCCGGCACGCCAAGTTCCGTGATCTCGGCGTCATTCACAAAGACGCCAACAAGGAATCGCGTCACTACTACGATCTGGCGTTGATGGCGGATAACGTGGGCCCGGCGGCGATCGCGAACAAAGCCCTACTCGCAGACGTCATTCGCCACAGCTCGCTTGCATTCAGTAGCGCATGGATGAAGATGGACGAAGCGGCTGACGGCCGCCTGCTGATCTCGCCGCCCGAGGGCATGCGCCATGCGCTGAAGTCAGATTATACGGCGATGACGGGAATGATCATGGGCGAGCCGCCCGAGTTCGACGCCATCATTCGCAAGATCGATAAGATCGCAGAAACGCTTTCCTAA
- the purS gene encoding phosphoribosylformylglycinamidine synthase subunit PurS — translation MKARVFVTLKSGVLDPQGKAIHHALQGLGFDGVNDVRAGKLIELDLADGTSTAQIEDMCRKLLANTVIENFRIEQTDGAGA, via the coding sequence GTGAAGGCGCGCGTGTTCGTCACCTTGAAGTCCGGCGTGCTCGATCCGCAGGGCAAGGCCATCCACCACGCGCTCCAGGGGCTTGGCTTCGACGGCGTCAACGACGTTCGCGCTGGCAAGCTGATCGAACTAGATCTGGCGGACGGCACCTCCACTGCCCAGATCGAGGACATGTGCCGCAAGCTCCTTGCCAACACGGTGATCGAGAACTTCCGCATCGAGCAGACGGACGGCGCCGGTGCGTAG
- a CDS encoding sulfite exporter TauE/SafE family protein, whose protein sequence is MPEFFTDPSALLPFILVGFAAQLIDGALGMAYGVISSTLLIGMGVTPAMASAGVHTVETFTTGVSAVSHVAHRNVDWRLFLRIVIPGVIGGIFGAYAVSNIDAATARPIVLFYLSAIGLYLLWRGAMHRHVEKEPRVVEPLGLVGGFLDAAGGGGWGPIVTSNLMVQGAAPRTTIGTVNTAEFFVTVTVSATFIAALGWEAFTYATVGLLIGGVAAAPLGAMLAKRIPADRLLVMVGCVLTLTSAWGLYRLLA, encoded by the coding sequence ATTCCGGAATTCTTCACGGATCCGTCGGCGCTGCTGCCCTTCATCCTGGTGGGGTTCGCCGCGCAATTGATTGATGGCGCCTTGGGCATGGCCTATGGCGTGATCAGTTCAACCTTGCTGATCGGCATGGGTGTGACGCCGGCCATGGCCTCGGCCGGCGTTCACACAGTGGAGACATTCACCACCGGCGTTTCGGCGGTAAGCCACGTCGCGCATCGCAACGTCGACTGGCGGCTGTTCCTGCGGATCGTTATCCCGGGCGTGATCGGCGGCATCTTCGGAGCCTATGCGGTGAGCAATATCGACGCGGCTACCGCGCGCCCGATTGTGCTCTTCTATCTCTCCGCAATCGGCCTTTATCTTCTCTGGCGTGGAGCCATGCACCGGCATGTCGAGAAGGAGCCCAGGGTCGTCGAGCCGCTTGGCCTCGTCGGCGGCTTCCTGGATGCGGCGGGTGGCGGCGGATGGGGTCCGATCGTCACGTCAAACCTGATGGTGCAGGGCGCCGCGCCGCGCACGACCATCGGCACCGTCAACACGGCCGAGTTCTTCGTGACCGTCACCGTATCCGCCACGTTCATCGCCGCACTCGGCTGGGAAGCCTTCACCTATGCGACCGTCGGCCTGCTGATTGGCGGCGTGGCCGCTGCCCCGTTGGGAGCCATGCTCGCCAAGCGCATCCCGGCCGACCGGCTGCTGGTCATGGTCGGCTGCGTCCTGACCCTGACCAGCGCCTGGGGGCTTTACCGCCTCCTTGCCTGA
- the epsC gene encoding serine O-acetyltransferase EpsC: MALGLIEYLDSVKTRDPAARSRWDVILYPGVWALGLHRVAHWLWVGKLFWLGRLVNHLARFLTSIDIHPGATIGRNFFIDHGFTVIGETADIGDNVTIYQNVTLGGTNPSTGVGGKRHPTLCDNVVIGSGAQVLGPIEVGEGGRVGANAVVTKDVLPNTTVVGIPARPVPVDLVHYSPGFVPYGTPCGEDLDPMRTRLAELEEELAALRRDVQVLRSRQQDAPEVKAS; encoded by the coding sequence TTGGCGTTGGGACTGATCGAATATCTGGACTCGGTGAAGACCCGCGACCCCGCCGCGCGCAGCCGCTGGGACGTGATCCTCTACCCGGGCGTCTGGGCGCTCGGGCTACACCGGGTCGCGCACTGGCTGTGGGTCGGCAAACTCTTCTGGCTGGGGCGGTTGGTGAACCATCTCGCCCGCTTTCTGACCAGTATCGACATTCACCCCGGCGCCACCATCGGCCGCAACTTCTTCATCGATCATGGCTTCACCGTCATCGGCGAGACCGCCGACATCGGTGACAACGTCACCATCTACCAAAACGTGACGCTGGGTGGCACGAACCCCTCGACCGGCGTCGGCGGCAAGCGTCATCCGACCCTGTGCGACAACGTCGTCATCGGATCGGGTGCGCAGGTGCTTGGCCCGATCGAAGTTGGCGAAGGTGGGCGGGTCGGCGCCAATGCAGTGGTGACCAAGGATGTGCTGCCCAATACCACCGTGGTCGGCATTCCCGCCCGGCCAGTTCCGGTTGACCTGGTCCACTACAGCCCTGGGTTTGTTCCTTACGGCACTCCTTGTGGCGAGGATCTGGACCCGATGCGAACGCGCCTGGCCGAGCTGGAGGAGGAACTGGCAGCCCTGCGCCGTGACGTGCAGGTGCTTCGCTCCCGGCAGCAGGATGCCCCGGAGGTCAAGGCTTCGTGA
- the dcd gene encoding dCTP deaminase: protein MSILPDRWIREQALEHGMIEPFVEAQRRDGCISYGLSSYGYDARVADEFKIFTNVDNALVDPKDFAGNSFVDRQTKVCIIPPNSFALARTVEYFRVPRDVLVICLGKSTYARCGIIVNVTPLEPGWEGHVTLEFSNTTPLPAKIYADEGACQFLFLRGEGPCEVSYADRAGKYMGQRGVTLPKL, encoded by the coding sequence ATGAGCATTCTTCCCGACCGCTGGATCCGCGAGCAAGCGCTTGAACACGGCATGATTGAACCGTTCGTCGAGGCCCAGCGCCGCGATGGCTGTATCAGTTACGGCCTGTCGAGCTACGGCTATGACGCCCGCGTGGCCGACGAGTTCAAAATCTTCACCAATGTCGACAATGCGCTGGTCGATCCCAAGGATTTCGCCGGCAACAGCTTCGTCGATCGCCAGACCAAGGTCTGCATCATCCCACCCAACAGCTTCGCGCTAGCCAGGACGGTGGAATATTTCCGCGTTCCCCGCGACGTACTGGTGATCTGCCTGGGCAAATCGACCTACGCCCGCTGTGGCATCATCGTGAACGTCACCCCGCTGGAACCGGGCTGGGAAGGCCATGTCACGCTGGAGTTCAGCAATACGACGCCCCTCCCCGCCAAGATTTATGCGGACGAGGGCGCCTGCCAGTTTCTTTTTCTCCGTGGCGAAGGTCCGTGCGAAGTCAGCTACGCCGACCGGGCAGGCAAATATATGGGCCAGCGCGGGGTAACGCTGCCGAAGCTCTGA
- a CDS encoding NADPH-dependent FMN reductase: MERIHPAVVACRAESGRFPSWRRILAQPLRKASMNNQQSRHRIAIIVGSIREGSLNRKLAQAICGSVPRSLDCQMLTIHDLPLYDPDLDRDPPAPYTRFRQELAACDGVLFVTPEYNRGVPSALKNAIDVGSRPYGRSAWAKKPAAVITASPGAIGGFGCNHQLRQSCVFLDMPVMQQPEAYIGGISDEKFGPDGAITDESLANLIGTIGEAFAAWVQLIHAGRAALQPDPSGSGA; encoded by the coding sequence GTGGAGCGAATTCACCCGGCTGTCGTTGCATGTCGTGCTGAGAGCGGGCGTTTTCCCTCATGGCGACGCATTTTGGCCCAACCGTTGAGGAAGGCTTCCATGAACAACCAGCAATCCCGGCACCGCATCGCCATCATTGTAGGATCGATTCGCGAGGGGTCGCTGAACCGCAAGCTTGCGCAAGCCATCTGCGGGAGCGTGCCGCGCAGCCTGGATTGCCAAATGCTGACGATCCACGATCTGCCCCTTTACGATCCCGACCTCGACCGAGATCCGCCCGCGCCTTACACCCGCTTCCGGCAAGAGCTTGCGGCCTGTGACGGCGTGCTGTTCGTCACGCCCGAGTACAACCGCGGAGTGCCGTCCGCCCTCAAGAATGCGATCGACGTCGGATCGCGACCGTATGGAAGAAGCGCGTGGGCGAAGAAGCCCGCTGCCGTGATTACGGCATCACCGGGTGCGATTGGTGGCTTCGGCTGCAATCACCAGCTGCGGCAGAGTTGCGTCTTTCTCGACATGCCCGTCATGCAGCAGCCGGAGGCCTACATTGGCGGCATATCCGATGAGAAATTCGGCCCTGACGGCGCGATCACGGACGAATCGCTCGCCAATCTCATCGGCACCATCGGCGAGGCCTTCGCCGCCTGGGTGCAGCTGATTCACGCCGGCCGCGCCGCGCTGCAGCCCGATCCAAGCGGAAGCGGTGCTTGA
- a CDS encoding NAD(P)H-binding protein, whose amino-acid sequence MKLALTGGTGFVGGRLLRLAVAEGHQLRALTRRPQQDERGVDWITGALDHRETLQRLVEGCDAVIHVAGVLKARTRADFDAGNVTGTVNMLAAATAGGVHRFVHVSSLAAREPELSLYGASKARAERIVMDSGLDWAIVRPPAVYGPGDAEMLDLFKAARGGFVPLPPRGRLSIIHADDLARLLLALAAPDAPHRILLEPDDGQPRGYSHKEFARAIGAAVERRPLSVSIPAPLLKLGARFDQLLRRGGAKLTPDRAAYFCHEDWVADPAKRPPADLWQPRIGASSGMAETAAWYTAQGWL is encoded by the coding sequence GTGAAGCTGGCGCTGACGGGCGGCACCGGCTTCGTTGGCGGGCGGCTCCTCCGCCTCGCCGTTGCCGAGGGTCACCAGCTGCGCGCGCTCACCCGCCGTCCCCAGCAGGACGAGCGCGGTGTGGACTGGATCACGGGCGCGCTGGACCATCGCGAGACATTGCAGCGACTTGTTGAAGGCTGCGATGCTGTCATCCACGTCGCCGGCGTGCTGAAGGCGCGCACCCGCGCGGACTTCGACGCCGGCAACGTCACAGGGACCGTCAACATGCTGGCGGCGGCCACTGCCGGCGGGGTTCACCGCTTCGTTCATGTCTCCAGCCTCGCAGCGCGTGAGCCCGAGCTCTCGCTCTACGGGGCCTCCAAGGCGCGGGCCGAGCGCATCGTCATGGACAGCGGTCTCGACTGGGCAATCGTGCGTCCGCCTGCGGTCTATGGCCCGGGCGATGCCGAGATGCTCGACCTGTTCAAGGCCGCACGCGGCGGGTTCGTGCCCCTCCCCCCAAGGGGACGGCTATCAATCATCCATGCCGACGATCTTGCCCGGCTGTTGCTCGCGCTGGCGGCACCGGATGCGCCGCACCGTATCCTGCTAGAGCCCGACGACGGGCAACCGCGCGGTTACAGCCACAAGGAATTCGCCCGCGCGATCGGCGCGGCGGTCGAGCGCCGGCCGCTCAGCGTTTCGATTCCGGCGCCGCTGCTCAAACTTGGAGCCCGGTTCGATCAACTGCTCCGTCGGGGCGGCGCCAAGCTTACCCCCGATCGCGCCGCTTATTTCTGTCACGAGGATTGGGTCGCCGATCCTGCCAAGCGCCCGCCGGCCGACCTCTGGCAGCCGCGGATCGGCGCCTCCTCTGGCATGGCTGAGACAGCCGCCTGGTATACCGCTCAGGGCTGGCTCTAG